From the genome of Halomonas sp. I5-271120, one region includes:
- a CDS encoding phosphatidylserine/phosphatidylglycerophosphate/cardiolipin synthase family protein, which translates to MSGPAVIGLHSAFLDNWNECGPWQWEPIRQRPPVHEDGLLVQCVRASSTIGWTESAAMLRSLVAVSQVRLRIVTAYFAPDDVLIEQIISALERGVSVELLVPGRHNDSRLSQLAGQPSIERLLDAGAKVWVFLPTMLHAKVITVDGRLACVGSVNVNHRSMGKDEECCALMLSEAVTATLDGQFDDDCQRSQRLDADEFRRRGRWTQFMEQGARMLLEQL; encoded by the coding sequence GTGTCGGGTCCGGCGGTCATCGGGCTGCATTCTGCCTTTCTCGACAACTGGAACGAGTGTGGGCCTTGGCAGTGGGAGCCGATTCGCCAGCGGCCGCCGGTTCACGAGGATGGTCTGCTGGTCCAGTGCGTGCGGGCCTCCTCGACCATCGGTTGGACCGAATCCGCTGCAATGCTGCGCTCGCTGGTGGCGGTCAGTCAGGTCAGGCTACGCATCGTGACCGCCTACTTTGCCCCGGATGATGTCTTGATCGAGCAGATCATCTCGGCACTCGAGCGAGGTGTCTCGGTGGAGCTGCTGGTGCCGGGTCGCCACAACGACAGCCGCCTGTCGCAGCTGGCCGGGCAGCCGAGCATCGAGCGGCTGCTTGATGCCGGTGCGAAGGTCTGGGTGTTTCTGCCGACCATGCTGCATGCCAAGGTGATTACCGTCGACGGTCGGCTTGCCTGCGTCGGGTCGGTGAACGTGAATCATCGGTCGATGGGCAAGGACGAGGAATGTTGCGCCCTGATGCTCTCCGAGGCTGTCACGGCGACCCTGGATGGGCAATTCGACGATGACTGCCAGCGTTCGCAGCGTCTGGACGCCGACGAGTTCCGTCGGCGCGGACGCTGGACACAATTCATGGAGCAGGGGGCCCGAATGCTGCTGGAGCAGCTGTGA
- a CDS encoding exoribonuclease II yields the protein MLQNNSMLAQLKQQIRDTTPRVEGVIKATDKGFGFLETDDGDSYFVPPPAMKQVLHGDRVKAILKEEGEKTSVEPDTLLEIGMQRFVARVQKREGRLAVVPDHPSVKNVLKARLKRSLDEDSIADGDWVVARLVRHPLKEGDRGFFSQIDELVAKSDNPAVPWRVTLARHALEQASPEAGDDWPMADEGLTREDLTAEPFFTIDGEKTRDMDDALRVETLDNGGWRLTVAIADPTAYVDESHAADLEARTRAFTVYLPGQNVTMLPEVLADDLCSLWEGKERPVLACALDIDAEGNLGDYRFFAANMISKSRLVYDHVSDWIEGQGDWAPDEAIAPQLTALRDLTEARSAWRAANALVFKDRPDYVFDLDDAGNVLNIRTEDRRIANRMIEESMIAANACCADLLADKVGHGIFNVHRAFEPEKADAAHEFLAAQDIQVEREALLELPRYRELKRELEARDDAWLDVRLRRFQGFTSMSALPGPHFGLGLAAYATWTSPIRKYGDMVNHRLIKRVLKGESAPAEASQALTEQLTERRRLNRMAERDVKDWLYVRYLTEAAKEQQEFEAEIIAVNRGGMRVRLVANGATAFIPAPLMHSERDKVVIDDKEGRIQIEGEERFKLGDMTRVALTEAREETRSLVARPAV from the coding sequence ATGCTTCAGAACAACTCGATGCTTGCTCAGCTCAAGCAGCAGATCCGCGATACCACGCCCCGGGTCGAGGGCGTGATCAAAGCCACCGACAAGGGCTTTGGCTTCCTCGAAACCGACGACGGCGACTCCTACTTCGTGCCGCCTCCCGCCATGAAGCAGGTGCTTCACGGCGACCGGGTGAAGGCCATCCTCAAGGAGGAAGGCGAAAAGACCTCGGTCGAGCCGGATACCCTGCTGGAAATCGGCATGCAGCGTTTCGTGGCTCGGGTCCAGAAGCGTGAAGGCCGCCTGGCCGTGGTGCCCGACCACCCGTCGGTCAAGAACGTGCTCAAGGCGCGCCTCAAGCGCAGCCTCGACGAAGACAGCATCGCCGATGGCGACTGGGTGGTGGCCCGTCTGGTGCGCCACCCACTGAAAGAAGGCGACCGCGGTTTCTTTTCTCAGATCGATGAGCTGGTCGCCAAGAGCGACAACCCGGCAGTACCTTGGCGCGTGACGCTGGCGCGCCATGCCCTCGAGCAGGCCTCGCCGGAAGCCGGTGACGACTGGCCGATGGCCGATGAAGGCCTCACGCGCGAAGACCTGACCGCAGAGCCCTTCTTCACCATCGACGGTGAGAAAACGCGCGACATGGACGACGCCCTGCGCGTCGAGACCCTGGACAACGGCGGCTGGCGCCTGACGGTAGCGATCGCCGATCCCACCGCCTACGTCGACGAGAGCCATGCCGCCGACCTGGAAGCGCGCACCCGCGCCTTCACCGTCTATCTGCCGGGACAGAACGTCACCATGCTGCCGGAAGTGCTGGCCGACGATCTGTGCTCGCTGTGGGAAGGCAAGGAGCGTCCGGTGCTGGCCTGCGCGCTGGACATCGATGCCGAAGGCAACCTGGGCGACTACCGCTTCTTCGCCGCGAACATGATCTCGAAGTCACGCCTGGTCTATGACCATGTCTCCGACTGGATCGAAGGTCAGGGCGACTGGGCACCAGATGAAGCCATCGCGCCGCAGCTCACTGCCCTGCGCGACCTGACCGAGGCACGCAGCGCCTGGCGCGCCGCCAATGCGCTGGTGTTCAAGGATCGTCCTGACTACGTCTTCGATCTGGACGACGCCGGCAATGTGCTGAACATTCGCACCGAGGATCGGCGCATCGCCAACCGCATGATCGAGGAATCGATGATTGCGGCCAACGCCTGCTGCGCCGACCTGCTAGCGGACAAGGTCGGTCACGGCATCTTCAACGTGCACCGGGCCTTCGAGCCGGAGAAAGCCGACGCGGCTCACGAGTTCCTCGCCGCCCAGGATATCCAGGTCGAGCGCGAGGCCCTGCTCGAGCTGCCGCGCTATCGCGAGCTCAAGCGCGAACTCGAGGCCCGCGATGATGCCTGGCTTGATGTTCGCCTGCGCCGCTTCCAGGGCTTCACCAGCATGTCCGCCCTGCCCGGCCCGCACTTCGGCCTGGGCCTGGCCGCTTACGCCACCTGGACCTCGCCGATCCGCAAGTACGGCGACATGGTCAACCACCGCCTGATCAAGCGCGTGCTTAAGGGCGAGAGCGCCCCGGCCGAGGCCAGCCAGGCGCTGACCGAGCAGCTCACCGAACGCCGCCGCCTGAACCGCATGGCAGAGCGCGATGTGAAGGACTGGCTCTACGTGCGCTACCTGACAGAGGCAGCCAAGGAGCAGCAGGAGTTCGAGGCCGAGATCATCGCCGTCAACCGCGGCGGCATGCGGGTGCGTCTGGTCGCAAATGGCGCCACCGCCTTCATTCCGGCGCCGCTGATGCACAGCGAACGTGACAAGGTAGTGATCGACGACAAGGAAGGTCGCATCCAGATCGAAGGCGAAGAGCGCTTCAAGCTGGGCGACATGACCCGCGTGGCTCTCACGGAAGCGCGTGAAGAGACCCGCTCGCTGGTGGCCCGCCCCGCGGTCTGA
- a CDS encoding Cof-type HAD-IIB family hydrolase, with amino-acid sequence MSPQLIVTDLDRTLLNADHDLDPLTIETFQALAERGHHLAIASGRHYRDILPLRERLGVEAHIISTNGAYLHGPDDAVLSTQHVPEAMARELIALERPPGMRLNLYRDDDWLIDAPAPELLALHAHTGFGYRVAEPGELDGRGVGKVLFIGEPTALSTIEEAVEARYGSALHLTYSLPGSLEIMAGGVNKGTALARLLERLSLPAEACLAFGDNLNDTEMLDLAGQAFVMANAHPELPGRVPRATRIGHHDDAAVASTLRERLLG; translated from the coding sequence ATGTCGCCACAGCTGATCGTCACCGACCTCGACCGCACCCTGCTCAACGCCGACCATGATCTGGACCCGCTCACCATCGAGACCTTCCAGGCCCTCGCCGAGCGCGGCCATCATCTGGCCATCGCCTCAGGCCGCCACTATCGGGACATCCTGCCCCTGCGCGAGCGGCTCGGCGTAGAGGCCCACATCATCAGCACCAACGGCGCCTATCTGCATGGCCCGGACGATGCGGTGCTGTCGACCCAGCATGTGCCCGAGGCGATGGCCCGGGAGCTGATCGCGCTCGAGCGACCGCCGGGCATGCGCCTGAACCTCTATCGCGATGACGACTGGTTGATCGATGCGCCGGCGCCGGAGCTGCTTGCGCTTCATGCCCACACCGGCTTTGGCTATCGGGTGGCCGAGCCCGGGGAACTCGATGGTCGAGGTGTCGGCAAGGTGTTGTTCATCGGCGAGCCGACGGCGCTTTCGACCATCGAGGAGGCCGTGGAGGCGCGCTACGGTTCGGCCCTGCACCTGACGTACTCCTTGCCCGGGTCGCTTGAGATCATGGCCGGTGGCGTCAACAAGGGCACTGCCCTGGCGCGACTGCTGGAGCGGCTGTCGCTGCCCGCCGAGGCCTGCCTGGCCTTCGGTGACAACCTCAATGACACCGAGATGCTGGATCTGGCCGGTCAGGCGTTCGTGATGGCCAATGCCCATCCCGAGCTGCCCGGGCGGGTGCCCCGGGCCACCCGTATCGGCCATCATGATGATGCCGCCGTTGCCAGCACGCTGCGCGAGCGCCTGCTGGGCTGA
- a CDS encoding response regulator — MTHSPATLIVVDDDPEIRELLADYLGRHGFRTLVAEDADSLETLLAVEMPDLLIVDLMLPGDDGFTICRRVRRDSDVPIIMLTASADETDRILGLELGADDYLGKPFNPRELLARIKAVLRRTRRLADPGVEKHPDQARLVAFGDWRLDRVTRELIDGDGERSALSGADFQLLQVFLEHPEEVLSREALYDLSRGRPAPPLDRSIDVHVCRLRQRLGEDAQHSQLIRTVRGAGYVLATRVDALA, encoded by the coding sequence ATGACCCATTCGCCTGCGACCCTGATCGTGGTCGACGACGACCCGGAAATCCGTGAGCTGCTGGCCGACTATCTTGGTCGCCATGGCTTTCGCACCCTGGTGGCCGAGGATGCCGACTCGCTGGAGACGCTGCTGGCCGTTGAAATGCCGGACCTGTTGATCGTCGATCTCATGCTGCCCGGCGACGATGGCTTCACGATCTGCCGCCGGGTGCGTCGCGACAGCGACGTGCCGATCATCATGCTCACGGCAAGCGCCGACGAGACCGATCGCATCCTGGGCCTCGAACTCGGCGCCGATGACTACCTTGGCAAGCCCTTCAATCCCCGTGAGCTCCTGGCGCGCATCAAGGCAGTGCTGCGCCGCACCCGCCGATTGGCCGACCCGGGCGTTGAGAAGCACCCCGATCAGGCGCGGCTGGTGGCCTTCGGCGACTGGCGACTCGACCGGGTGACCCGCGAGCTGATCGACGGAGACGGCGAGCGCAGCGCCCTGTCCGGCGCGGATTTCCAACTGCTGCAGGTGTTTCTCGAACATCCAGAAGAGGTGCTGTCCCGGGAGGCGCTCTATGACTTGAGCCGCGGGCGCCCGGCGCCACCGCTGGATCGCTCCATCGACGTGCACGTCTGCCGGCTGCGTCAGCGCCTGGGCGAGGACGCCCAGCACTCCCAGTTGATTCGCACCGTCCGCGGCGCCGGCTATGTGCTGGCCACACGAGTGGATGCGCTGGCGTGA
- a CDS encoding ATP-binding protein has protein sequence MLVGVLGAQLASYAIWTHQAQDSRLEQVDELSRNVAYSVASTVRFFRSLPVDYRHIVLDQLRDMGGTRFFVSVNDHRIPIQDIGRGPAQAVVTDNFREILASELGVDNARVEFSSPDTLRLFNNEVLLNDLPPRWGRHSLLMDPIDPPILVVQLPLDAQGWLYVATLLPVPELFDDGWLSGERLFAALIVLLAVIGLSLLGIRSATRPLARLSRAARRLGDDLDSPPLRETGPREVAATAVAFNRMQQRIQHQVEERERLFTAISHDLKTPLTRMRLRAEMLDDDHQRERFCAALDELDLLVKGALASVRGLDLHEAIEPVDVRALLDGLAEEMALQGGEVTVTGRATPLAAKPLALKRCLANLLENAVFYGKRAEVHLEDSAARLRITLRDHGPGIPERQRERVFSPFVRLEPSRSRHTGGSGLGLGIARHILRAHGGEMTLDNHPGGGLVVTLEVSRHAHDDPGHDADLA, from the coding sequence ATGCTGGTCGGGGTGCTGGGCGCCCAGCTCGCAAGCTATGCGATCTGGACCCACCAGGCGCAGGACAGCCGCCTCGAGCAGGTCGATGAGCTGTCCCGCAACGTCGCCTACAGCGTCGCCTCTACGGTGCGCTTCTTCCGCTCGTTGCCGGTCGATTACCGGCATATCGTTCTCGATCAGCTGCGCGACATGGGAGGCACGCGCTTCTTCGTCAGCGTCAACGATCACCGCATTCCCATTCAGGACATCGGCAGGGGGCCCGCCCAGGCGGTGGTGACCGATAACTTCCGCGAGATACTCGCCTCCGAGCTCGGCGTCGACAACGCGCGCGTCGAGTTTTCGTCTCCCGACACCCTGCGCCTGTTCAACAATGAGGTGCTGCTGAACGACCTGCCGCCCCGCTGGGGGCGTCATAGCCTGTTGATGGACCCCATCGATCCGCCGATCCTCGTCGTGCAACTACCGCTGGATGCTCAGGGCTGGCTCTATGTGGCGACGCTGCTGCCGGTGCCCGAGCTCTTCGATGACGGCTGGCTGTCCGGCGAACGGCTGTTCGCGGCGCTGATCGTGCTGCTTGCCGTGATCGGGTTGTCGCTGCTCGGCATCCGCAGCGCCACCCGGCCACTGGCACGACTGTCGCGGGCCGCGCGCCGGCTCGGCGACGATCTGGACAGCCCGCCGCTGCGCGAGACCGGCCCCCGCGAAGTAGCGGCTACGGCGGTGGCCTTCAACCGCATGCAGCAGCGCATTCAGCACCAGGTCGAAGAACGCGAGCGGCTCTTCACGGCGATCTCCCACGATTTGAAGACGCCCCTGACCCGCATGCGCCTGCGGGCCGAGATGCTCGATGATGATCATCAGCGCGAGCGTTTTTGCGCCGCCCTCGACGAGCTGGACCTGCTGGTCAAGGGCGCCCTGGCCTCGGTCAGGGGGCTCGACCTGCATGAAGCCATCGAGCCGGTCGACGTGCGCGCGTTGCTCGACGGCCTCGCCGAGGAAATGGCCCTGCAGGGTGGCGAGGTGACGGTCACCGGCCGGGCCACGCCGCTTGCTGCCAAGCCTCTGGCGCTCAAGCGCTGTCTGGCCAACCTCCTGGAGAACGCCGTCTTCTATGGAAAGCGCGCTGAGGTGCATCTTGAAGACAGTGCGGCGAGGCTCAGGATCACCCTGCGTGACCATGGCCCCGGGATACCCGAGAGACAGCGCGAGCGGGTGTTCTCGCCCTTCGTGCGCCTCGAGCCTTCGAGGAGCCGCCATACCGGCGGCAGCGGCCTGGGGCTCGGTATCGCCCGGCACATCCTGCGGGCCCATGGCGGGGAGATGACGCTTGATAATCATCCCGGCGGCGGCCTGGTAGTGACCCTCGAGGTATCGCGTCACGCGCATGATGACCCTGGACATGATGCAGACTTGGCATGA
- a CDS encoding ABC transporter substrate-binding protein — MRSLLRFPLKKTLLGLAVTGAVASAPVQAGEVEVLHWWTSGGEARAANVLKELMEAEGHTWKDFAVAGGGGETAMTVLKSRAMSGNPPSAAQIKGPEIQEWGELGLLGNLDDVAKAENWDSLLPVVVANIMRHDGHYVAVPVNVHRVNWLWANPEVLSEAGVEVPTSIDDMFEISDELRDVGVIPLAHGGQPWQDATVFETVVLAEAGPEFYRRALVELDPEALNSPTMIDALTTFKRMRTLMDDGMSGRDWNIATSMVIGGQAAMQLMGDWAKGEFTAAGLTPGEDYVCVPAPGTESAFTFNIDSLAMFKASDEEAQAAQDDLARLVLEPTFQEAFNLAKGSIPARADLDMSAFDACAKRSMADFKATSENGGLVPSMAHGMAVRASVQGAIFDVVTNFFNDPDMSPEAAAERLANAGSSLL, encoded by the coding sequence ATGCGCTCATTGCTGCGATTCCCGCTCAAGAAAACCTTGCTCGGCCTCGCCGTCACCGGCGCCGTGGCGTCGGCCCCGGTGCAGGCCGGCGAGGTCGAGGTGCTGCACTGGTGGACCTCCGGTGGCGAGGCCCGCGCCGCCAACGTATTGAAGGAGCTGATGGAAGCCGAGGGCCACACCTGGAAGGACTTTGCGGTGGCCGGCGGTGGCGGCGAGACCGCCATGACGGTGCTCAAGTCTCGCGCCATGTCCGGCAATCCGCCGTCGGCGGCGCAGATCAAGGGCCCGGAGATTCAGGAATGGGGCGAGCTTGGTCTGCTCGGCAATCTCGATGACGTGGCCAAGGCCGAGAACTGGGACAGCCTGCTGCCCGTGGTGGTAGCCAACATCATGCGCCACGATGGCCACTACGTGGCGGTGCCGGTCAACGTGCACCGGGTCAACTGGCTGTGGGCCAATCCCGAGGTGCTCAGTGAGGCCGGCGTCGAGGTGCCGACGAGCATCGATGACATGTTCGAGATCTCCGACGAGCTGCGCGACGTGGGCGTCATCCCGCTGGCCCACGGTGGCCAGCCCTGGCAGGACGCCACGGTGTTCGAGACGGTGGTCCTTGCCGAGGCCGGCCCCGAGTTCTATCGTCGCGCGTTGGTCGAGCTCGACCCCGAGGCGCTCAACAGCCCGACCATGATCGACGCCCTGACCACCTTCAAGCGCATGCGTACGCTGATGGATGATGGCATGTCGGGGCGTGACTGGAACATCGCCACCTCGATGGTGATTGGCGGCCAGGCCGCCATGCAGCTGATGGGCGACTGGGCCAAGGGCGAGTTCACCGCCGCTGGCCTGACGCCGGGCGAGGACTATGTGTGTGTGCCGGCCCCGGGCACCGAGTCCGCCTTCACCTTCAACATCGATAGCCTGGCGATGTTCAAGGCAAGCGATGAAGAGGCCCAGGCGGCCCAGGATGACCTGGCCCGGCTGGTACTGGAGCCGACCTTCCAGGAGGCCTTTAACCTGGCCAAAGGCTCGATCCCGGCCCGCGCCGATCTCGACATGAGCGCCTTCGACGCCTGCGCCAAGCGCTCCATGGCCGACTTCAAGGCGACGTCCGAGAACGGTGGCCTGGTACCCAGCATGGCCCACGGCATGGCGGTGCGCGCCTCGGTGCAGGGTGCCATCTTCGATGTGGTCACCAACTTCTTCAACGACCCGGACATGAGTCCCGAGGCCGCCGCCGAGCGGCTGGCGAACGCCGGCAGCTCGCTGCTCTAG
- a CDS encoding carbohydrate ABC transporter permease: MSTSLSSAPAARGPVKRSALGCLTDWLPRLVLAPSIVVSLFFVYGFMIWTFVLSLTNSRMLPSYDFVGFAQYAQLMANDRWWVAATNLVVFGGLFVGICLVLGAGLAILLDQRIRQEGSLRTIYLYPMALSFIVTGVVWKWLLNPSLGLQAMVRGWGFEGFTFDWLVDPDMAVYTLVIAAVWQASGFVMALFLAGLRGIDDSIIKAAQLDGASLPRIYARVVMPCLRPVVFSAVMILSHIAIKSFDLVVALTGGGPGYATDLPATFMYTHAFTRAQIGLGSASAMLMLGGVLAILIPYLYSELRSRRHG, encoded by the coding sequence ATGTCGACTTCTCTTTCTTCGGCGCCCGCCGCCCGCGGGCCCGTCAAGCGCTCGGCGCTTGGTTGTTTGACCGACTGGCTGCCGCGCCTGGTGCTGGCGCCTTCGATCGTCGTGTCGCTGTTCTTCGTCTACGGCTTCATGATCTGGACCTTCGTGCTATCGCTGACCAACTCGCGCATGCTGCCGAGCTACGACTTCGTCGGCTTCGCCCAGTACGCGCAGCTGATGGCCAACGATCGCTGGTGGGTGGCTGCCACCAACCTGGTGGTGTTCGGCGGCCTCTTCGTCGGCATCTGCCTGGTGCTGGGTGCGGGGCTTGCGATCCTGCTCGATCAGCGCATTCGCCAGGAAGGCAGCCTGCGCACGATCTATCTCTACCCCATGGCGCTGTCGTTCATCGTCACCGGCGTGGTCTGGAAGTGGCTGCTCAACCCGAGCCTCGGCCTGCAGGCCATGGTGCGCGGCTGGGGCTTCGAGGGCTTCACCTTCGACTGGTTGGTGGACCCGGACATGGCGGTCTACACCCTGGTGATCGCCGCCGTCTGGCAGGCCTCGGGCTTCGTCATGGCACTGTTCCTGGCCGGGCTGCGCGGCATCGACGACAGCATCATCAAGGCCGCCCAGCTCGACGGTGCGAGTCTGCCGCGCATCTATGCCCGGGTGGTGATGCCCTGCCTGCGGCCGGTGGTGTTCAGCGCGGTGATGATCCTCTCGCATATTGCCATCAAGAGCTTCGATCTGGTGGTGGCGCTGACCGGCGGCGGCCCCGGCTATGCCACGGACTTGCCGGCCACCTTCATGTACACCCATGCCTTCACTCGCGCCCAGATCGGGCTTGGCTCGGCCAGCGCCATGCTGATGCTGGGCGGAGTGCTGGCGATCCTGATTCCCTACCTGTATTCCGAACTGCGGAGCCGTCGTCATGGATAA
- a CDS encoding carbohydrate ABC transporter permease, which produces MDNVIRRRTPGARLARAALYAVLIIMALFYLLPLLIMLLTSIKPLDEIGAGTLLALPEHPTLAPWITAWGEACTGMRCEGVGGYFWNSFAIVIPAVAISTVVGALNGYALTKWRFRGSELVFALMLFGCFIPFQVVLLPMAQTLGWLGLSSSRAGLVLVHVVFGIAFTTLFFRNFYVAVPSELVSAAKLDGAGFFRIFWRILLPVSAPIIVVSVIWQFTQIWNDFLFGVAFSAYDTQPVTVALNNLVNTSTGVKEYNVNMAAAMIAALPTLVVYVLAGKYFVRGLTAGSVKG; this is translated from the coding sequence ATGGATAACGTGATTCGCCGGCGCACCCCGGGCGCGCGGCTGGCCCGGGCGGCGCTCTACGCCGTGCTGATCATCATGGCGCTGTTCTACCTGCTGCCGCTTCTGATCATGCTGCTGACCTCGATCAAGCCGCTCGACGAGATCGGTGCCGGTACTTTGCTGGCGCTGCCCGAGCACCCGACCCTGGCGCCCTGGATCACTGCCTGGGGCGAGGCCTGTACCGGCATGCGCTGCGAAGGGGTCGGCGGCTACTTTTGGAACTCCTTTGCCATCGTGATCCCGGCCGTCGCCATCTCCACCGTGGTGGGCGCCCTGAACGGCTATGCCCTGACCAAGTGGCGCTTTCGTGGCTCGGAGCTGGTGTTCGCGCTGATGCTGTTCGGCTGCTTCATTCCCTTCCAGGTAGTGCTGCTGCCGATGGCGCAGACGCTCGGTTGGCTGGGGCTCTCGAGCTCCCGGGCGGGTCTGGTGCTGGTGCATGTGGTGTTTGGCATCGCCTTCACCACGCTGTTTTTCCGCAACTTCTACGTCGCAGTACCCAGCGAGCTGGTCTCGGCGGCCAAGCTCGACGGCGCCGGCTTCTTTCGCATCTTCTGGCGGATTCTGCTGCCGGTTTCGGCGCCGATCATCGTGGTCTCGGTGATCTGGCAGTTCACCCAGATCTGGAACGATTTCCTGTTCGGCGTGGCCTTCTCGGCGTACGACACCCAGCCGGTCACGGTGGCGCTGAACAACCTGGTCAACACCTCCACCGGGGTGAAGGAATACAACGTCAACATGGCTGCGGCGATGATTGCCGCGCTGCCGACGCTGGTGGTCTATGTGCTGGCCGGCAAGTATTTCGTGCGGGGTCTCACTGCGGGCTCGGTCAAGGGCTGA
- a CDS encoding ABC transporter ATP-binding protein, which yields MSALEIREVRKDFGSTRVLKDVSLAIDSGEFLILVGPSGCGKSTLMNAIAGLEPVTDGQILIGGDDITWRTPAERDIAMVFQSYALYPSMTVGQNIAFGLEMRKVPKAEREEAVERVADLLQITHLLERKPAQLSGGQRQRVAMGRALAREPQIYLFDEPLSNLDAKLRVEMRTEIKKLHQRLGTTIVYVTHDQIEAMTLADSIAVMRDGHILQLGSPDEVYNDPADMFVAGFMGSPSMNFITATLEGQVGDYRLRITTPEEQELVLPWPVDRITAELADQLGRPVVLGLRPEHFSEQDARLEGQQEGTLLEARVTVVEPTGADILLRLPLGDSEVTARVGPKCPVAAGERLALRIDMSRAVLFDPQSESRLA from the coding sequence ATGTCAGCTTTGGAAATTCGCGAGGTCCGCAAGGATTTCGGCAGTACCCGGGTACTCAAGGACGTCAGCCTGGCCATCGATTCCGGCGAGTTCCTGATCCTGGTCGGGCCGTCGGGCTGTGGCAAGTCGACGTTGATGAACGCCATCGCCGGCCTCGAGCCGGTTACCGACGGCCAGATTCTGATCGGCGGCGACGACATCACCTGGCGCACGCCGGCCGAGCGCGATATCGCCATGGTCTTCCAGTCCTATGCGCTCTATCCGAGCATGACGGTGGGCCAGAACATCGCCTTCGGCCTGGAAATGCGCAAGGTGCCCAAGGCCGAACGCGAAGAGGCCGTGGAGCGGGTCGCGGATCTGTTGCAGATCACCCACCTGCTCGAGCGCAAGCCGGCTCAGCTCTCCGGCGGTCAGCGCCAGCGGGTGGCGATGGGCCGAGCGCTGGCCCGGGAGCCGCAGATCTATCTGTTCGACGAGCCGCTTTCCAACCTCGACGCCAAGCTGCGCGTCGAGATGCGCACCGAAATCAAGAAGCTGCATCAGCGCCTTGGCACCACCATCGTCTACGTGACCCACGACCAGATCGAGGCCATGACCCTTGCCGACAGCATCGCGGTGATGCGCGACGGCCATATCCTGCAGCTGGGCTCGCCGGACGAGGTCTACAACGACCCCGCCGACATGTTCGTGGCGGGCTTCATGGGCTCGCCGTCGATGAACTTCATCACGGCGACCCTTGAGGGCCAGGTGGGCGACTATCGGCTGCGTATTACTACCCCCGAAGAGCAAGAACTGGTGCTGCCCTGGCCTGTAGACCGGATCACCGCCGAGCTTGCCGACCAGCTCGGGCGGCCGGTGGTGCTGGGGCTGCGCCCGGAGCATTTCAGCGAGCAGGACGCGCGGCTCGAAGGCCAGCAGGAGGGCACGCTGCTCGAGGCGCGTGTCACCGTCGTCGAGCCCACTGGCGCGGATATTCTGCTGCGCCTGCCGCTGGGGGATAGCGAGGTGACGGCGCGAGTGGGGCCCAAGTGCCCGGTGGCGGCCGGCGAGCGACTGGCGCTGCGTATCGACATGAGCCGCGCGGTGCTCTTTGATCCACAAAGTGAAAGCCGGCTGGCCTAG
- a CDS encoding universal stress protein, with product MFKSVMVPVDGSEHARKALEVACQLIKDSDTTLHILHIPEALAHETTLIWGVGAVTLETTSSQLEKYGRELIDRASREASALGAEHIDTTLAQGEPSRTILEQAKRLGVDAIIMGSRGLGDFSSLVVGGVSHKVSHSAKCTVITVH from the coding sequence ATGTTCAAGTCGGTCATGGTGCCCGTCGACGGTTCCGAACATGCCCGCAAGGCTCTCGAAGTCGCCTGTCAGCTGATCAAGGACAGCGACACCACCCTGCATATCCTGCATATCCCCGAGGCGCTGGCCCATGAGACCACGCTGATCTGGGGAGTCGGCGCTGTGACGCTGGAGACGACCTCGAGCCAACTCGAGAAATACGGCCGCGAATTGATAGACCGGGCCTCCCGCGAAGCCAGCGCGCTGGGCGCCGAGCATATCGATACGACCCTTGCCCAGGGCGAGCCCAGCCGCACCATCCTCGAGCAGGCCAAACGACTCGGCGTCGATGCCATCATCATGGGCAGCCGGGGGCTCGGCGACTTCTCGAGCCTGGTAGTCGGCGGCGTCTCGCATAAGGTCAGCCACTCCGCCAAATGCACCGTCATCACCGTGCACTAG